CACGTCGCCATCGGCGAAGTCCGCAATGCTCAGGTAAACGCCCGATGGCTTTTCCGCAATTTGCGAAATGACCCCGTGCACCCAAACCGCAGGTGTTGATTCTACGGTGTTCTTGAGCGAACGCATGTACTGCGTGACCGAAAATGTACGAACTTCTTGATCCATTTTTTGAGGCTGCCGCCTTTACCTGTCATGCCCGCGAAGGCGGGCATCTCCTTTCAAGCGTTTTGACGTTAATTATAATAATAATTAAATTCTGTATGAAAAATTATGGATCCTCCTAGCGGAGGATGACGTAGAGGGAAAAGGACTCATTGTGTCGAAAGTTGTTTCTGCAATGGATATGCGTCAGAATTTTGGGACGCTTTTGAACCAGGTTGCCATCAAGGACGAAGAAATCGTCATTGAACGCGCTGGCAAGCCTTTGGCACGCCTCGTGAGCATGAATTCCGCCACAAGCGGCAAGCTCGACTTCCGCGATATCGGTAAACTCCCGAACGACATCTGGAACGAATTTTAGTTCGCTACCAGTACACTCCTTTTATATAGTTTTCCCGGTCGGTATCTCGCCGGTTCTTCATGCCCATTTGTTGTCAGATTCCTTGACTTTTTTTAGGGGAATGCCTATATTTTGGCCCGTTATGTTTTTATCCTTACAAAACACTTATACTTTTGTACGCTCAGTGCGTTTGAGTTGTATTTGTAAGCCCTTCAAAAAATTTTCTGCTTTATCACTCCGGCATTGGTGCTTGGGGGAGTATATGCACTTAACCTAAGGAACAATAACATGAATTTAAGATCCCAAAAGGTGCTTTTTGCGCTTGCTGGTGTAATTTCTGCATCGGCTTTTTTGACTGCTTGCGGTGACGAAATCACTCAACTTACAAATTCTGACGTAGGCGCAGTTACTTCGTTTAATGATCTGGGCGATTGCAATTCCCAGAATAAAGGCCGTATAGTTTATGTAGATAGTTCCGATGCTGTTTACCTTTGTGCTGACAGTGTCTGGAAAGAGGTGAATCTTTCTGAGGTCAAGGGCGCTAACGGCAAGGACGGTGCCAATGGTAAAGACGGCAAAAATGGTACCGATGGAAAGAATGGAGCTGACGGTAAAGATGGCTCTAATGGAAAGGATGGTGCCGATGGTAAAGACGGTAAGGATGGGGTCAATGGAACATCCTGTACCGTAGAGGCTCTGAAAGACGGTTCAGGATATGACGTGCTATGCGGTGGCAAAAAGGTCGGATCTCTCATGAACGGTAAGGAAGGCGCAAAAGGTGCTGATGGTAAAAATGGTACTAACGGCACGAACGGTGAAAATGGAACCTCTTGCGAAGGCAAAGCTAACGAGGATGGTTCGGTCACGATATCTTGTGGCGGCAAGGATGTTGGAACTATCAAGAACGGTGAAAATGGCAAGAACGGCGAAAACGGAACCTCTTGCGAAGGCAAAGCTAACGAGGATGGTTCGGTCACGATATCTTGTGGCGGTAAGGTTGTCGGAACCATCAAGAACGGTGAAAATGGCAAAAATGGCGAAAACGGAACGAATGGCACGAGTTGCAGTATCGTGAGCGACAAGGATGGTGTTGTCACCTTG
This portion of the Fibrobacter succinogenes genome encodes:
- a CDS encoding type II toxin-antitoxin system Phd/YefM family antitoxin, encoding MSKVVSAMDMRQNFGTLLNQVAIKDEEIVIERAGKPLARLVSMNSATSGKLDFRDIGKLPNDIWNEF